The proteins below are encoded in one region of Buttiauxella gaviniae:
- the asmA gene encoding outer membrane assembly protein AsmA gives MKRFLTTLMILLVVLVAGLSALVLLVNPNDFRAYMVRQVETRSGYQLNLSGPLRWHVWPQLSILSGRMSLTAPGASQPLVSADNMRLDVALIPLLSHQLQVREVMLKGAVIQLTPQTEERRPKDAPVGPSTTITPPDEDRGWSFDIGKLKVADSVLVFQHAGDEQITVRNINLQMEQNDKKQAHIELSSRINRDQRDLNLSLVADLDASDYPQQLNATISKLDYQLQGADLPATGIAGNGTLVLRWLEQQRRLELNQLQLTANDSDLQGNASVVLEEKPQWVLDLHANKLNLDGLVAATAVTSTRAVQQAQQQNTLPRPIIASGIDDASYQNLRAFSAQVKIAASSVRWRGLDFTDVQSAIMNKYGLLTVSELTGKFGKGSMSFPGELDARQNHSQLTFQPKVEEIEIGPILTAFNYPIALSGVLSMEGEFSGDKLNADAFRRSWQGDASITMTNTTMQGMNFQQLIQQAVTRSNGDVQAQENDDNVTRLDSLSAQASLDNGDLVLNKMSGKSSMLELTGQGTLDLIKEQCDARFNVTVLGGWKGDSKLIDVLKTTPIPLRVYGPWQKMNYSLQVDQVLRKQLQGEAKRRLNDWLDRHKDSSKSKDVKQLLDNL, from the coding sequence ATGAAACGATTTTTAACCACGCTGATGATCTTGCTGGTCGTACTGGTTGCCGGTCTTTCAGCGTTGGTGTTGTTGGTTAACCCCAATGATTTTCGTGCATATATGGTGCGCCAGGTTGAAACGCGCAGCGGCTACCAGCTTAATTTGAGTGGGCCGCTACGCTGGCACGTCTGGCCGCAGCTCAGTATTTTATCCGGGCGCATGTCGCTGACGGCACCGGGTGCCAGCCAACCGCTGGTCAGCGCGGACAACATGCGCCTCGATGTGGCGTTAATCCCGCTGTTATCTCACCAGCTTCAGGTTCGTGAGGTGATGCTCAAAGGGGCGGTTATCCAGCTTACGCCGCAAACCGAAGAGCGCCGCCCGAAAGATGCCCCGGTTGGGCCATCAACTACGATTACCCCTCCTGATGAAGACCGTGGCTGGTCATTTGATATCGGTAAATTAAAAGTGGCGGATAGCGTCCTGGTGTTCCAGCACGCGGGCGACGAGCAAATTACCGTGCGCAATATCAATCTGCAAATGGAGCAGAATGATAAAAAACAGGCGCACATTGAGCTGAGCAGCCGTATTAATCGTGACCAGCGAGACCTGAATTTGTCGCTGGTCGCAGACCTTGATGCCAGCGACTATCCGCAGCAACTGAATGCCACAATCTCTAAACTTGATTACCAGCTTCAGGGGGCCGATCTCCCGGCGACAGGAATTGCCGGTAACGGGACGCTCGTCCTGCGCTGGCTTGAGCAGCAGCGTCGGCTTGAACTGAATCAACTTCAACTAACCGCTAACGACAGCGATCTGCAAGGTAACGCCAGCGTTGTGCTGGAAGAGAAACCTCAGTGGGTGCTCGATCTTCATGCCAATAAGTTGAATCTGGATGGCCTTGTTGCCGCCACTGCTGTAACCAGTACCAGGGCGGTGCAACAGGCGCAGCAGCAAAACACGTTACCGCGCCCGATCATCGCCTCCGGTATTGACGACGCCAGTTACCAGAACCTGCGTGCGTTTAGCGCTCAGGTGAAAATCGCCGCTTCCTCGGTACGCTGGCGCGGCCTGGACTTCACCGATGTGCAATCGGCGATAATGAACAAATATGGCCTGCTTACGGTTTCGGAATTAACGGGGAAATTCGGCAAAGGCAGTATGTCGTTCCCCGGCGAGCTTGATGCGCGCCAGAATCACTCTCAGTTAACCTTCCAGCCTAAGGTTGAGGAAATTGAAATCGGGCCGATTCTGACAGCCTTCAACTACCCGATTGCTTTGTCTGGGGTGCTGTCGATGGAAGGTGAGTTCAGCGGCGACAAACTTAATGCCGATGCTTTCCGCCGCAGTTGGCAGGGGGATGCGAGCATCACCATGACCAACACCACCATGCAGGGGATGAACTTCCAACAGTTGATTCAGCAAGCGGTGACCCGCAGTAATGGCGATGTTCAGGCCCAGGAAAACGACGACAACGTTACGAGGCTCGACAGTTTATCCGCCCAGGCGAGTCTGGATAACGGTGATCTGGTGCTCAATAAAATGAGCGGCAAATCTTCCATGCTGGAGCTGACAGGCCAGGGGACGCTCGATCTCATTAAAGAGCAGTGCGATGCCCGCTTTAACGTTACGGTGCTCGGCGGTTGGAAAGGGGACAGCAAGCTGATTGATGTCCTGAAAACCACGCCAATTCCACTGCGCGTTTACGGCCCGTGGCAGAAGATGAACTACTCTTTGCAGGTGGATCAAGTGCTGCGTAAGCAGTTGCAGGGCGAAGCCAAACGCCGTCTGAATGACTGGTTAGATCGCCACAAAGACAGCAGCAAATCGAAAGATGTGAAGCAACTGCTGGATAATCTGTAA
- the udk gene encoding uridine kinase → MTDKSHQCVIIGIAGASASGKSLIASTLYRELRDQVGDEHIGVIPEDSYYKDQSHLSMDERVKTNYDHPNAMDHNLLFQHLQMLKAGNPIELPVYSYVEHTRTGNTVHLMPKKVIILEGILLLTDARLREEMNFSIFVDTPLDICLMRRMKRDVNERGRSMDSVMAQYQKTVRPMFLQFIEPSKQYADIIVPRGGKNRIAIDILKAKISQFFE, encoded by the coding sequence ATGACTGACAAGTCCCATCAATGCGTCATCATCGGGATAGCCGGTGCGTCGGCTTCAGGAAAAAGTCTTATTGCCAGCACACTGTATCGTGAACTGCGCGACCAGGTTGGTGATGAACACATTGGTGTCATTCCAGAAGACAGTTACTACAAAGACCAAAGCCATCTTTCGATGGACGAACGAGTTAAGACTAACTACGACCATCCTAACGCGATGGACCACAACCTGCTGTTCCAGCATTTACAAATGCTTAAAGCTGGCAACCCTATCGAACTGCCGGTTTACAGCTATGTGGAACACACCCGCACCGGTAACACCGTTCATTTAATGCCGAAGAAAGTCATCATTCTGGAAGGGATTTTGTTGCTGACGGATGCCCGTCTGCGCGAAGAGATGAATTTCTCCATTTTTGTTGATACGCCGCTGGATATTTGCCTGATGCGCCGTATGAAACGCGATGTTAATGAGCGCGGTCGTTCCATGGACTCGGTTATGGCTCAGTACCAGAAAACCGTGCGTCCAATGTTTTTACAGTTCATCGAACCGTCCAAGCAGTATGCTGATATCATCGTGCCGCGCGGGGGTAAAAACCGCATCGCCATTGATATTCTTAAAGCGAAAATCAGTCAGTTCTTTGAATAA
- a CDS encoding TerC family protein, with the protein MEWIADPSIWAGLITLVVIELVLGIDNLVFIAILAEKLPPAQRDRARVTGLILAMLMRLLLLASISWLVTLTRPLFHISDLSFSARDLIMLFGGLFLLFKATVELNERLEGKDSETRTQRRGARFWPVVTQIVILDAVFSLDSVITAVGMVDHLPVMMAAVIIAICLMLLASKALTRFVNNHPTIVILCLSFLLMIGFSLVADGFGYHIPKGYLYAAIGFSVMIESLNQLAIFNRRRFLSADQSLRQRTAEAVLRLLNGKKEEAELDAQTASLIADHSHQDEIFDPQERLMIERVLNLNQRSVSSIMTSRHDVEHIRLSDPEEQIRTLLDKNQHTRVVITGDGDEILGVVHVIDLLQQSLKGEALNLNVLIRQPLIFPETLPLLAALEQFRNARTHFAFVVDEFGSVEGVVTLSDVMETIAGNLPNEVEEIDARHDIQKNPDGTWTANGHMPLDDLVQYVPLPLDEKRNYHTIAGLLMEALQHIPVTGEAVQVGDFLLRTLQVESHRVQKVQIVPLENDEEMDFEV; encoded by the coding sequence ATGGAATGGATTGCCGACCCATCAATCTGGGCAGGCCTGATAACACTGGTGGTTATTGAGCTGGTCCTCGGTATCGATAATCTGGTGTTTATCGCGATACTTGCCGAAAAACTTCCCCCGGCGCAACGTGACCGGGCGCGCGTTACCGGGCTTATTCTTGCCATGCTGATGCGTCTCTTATTGCTGGCCTCTATTTCCTGGCTGGTGACGCTTACGCGCCCCCTCTTTCATATTAGCGATCTTTCGTTTAGCGCCAGGGATCTCATCATGCTCTTCGGCGGGCTTTTCCTGTTATTCAAAGCCACCGTTGAGTTAAATGAGCGGCTTGAAGGCAAAGATAGCGAAACGCGAACCCAGCGGCGTGGCGCGCGCTTTTGGCCGGTGGTGACGCAAATCGTCATTCTGGATGCGGTCTTTTCTCTCGATTCCGTAATTACTGCGGTGGGCATGGTTGACCATTTGCCGGTCATGATGGCGGCGGTGATCATCGCGATTTGCCTGATGCTACTTGCCAGCAAAGCCCTGACCCGGTTTGTGAACAACCACCCAACCATCGTCATTCTTTGCCTCAGCTTCCTGCTGATGATTGGCTTCAGCCTCGTCGCAGATGGCTTTGGCTACCATATTCCGAAAGGCTATTTGTATGCCGCTATCGGCTTCTCGGTGATGATTGAGAGCCTGAACCAGCTCGCTATCTTTAACCGCCGCCGCTTTTTATCTGCGGATCAGTCTTTACGCCAGCGCACTGCCGAAGCCGTGCTGCGCCTGTTAAATGGCAAAAAGGAAGAGGCCGAACTGGACGCGCAGACCGCATCGTTAATTGCCGACCATTCTCATCAGGATGAGATTTTTGACCCGCAAGAGCGGCTGATGATTGAACGCGTGCTCAACCTGAATCAACGATCGGTCAGCAGCATCATGACCTCCCGCCATGACGTTGAACACATCAGGCTTAGCGACCCGGAAGAGCAAATCCGAACCCTGCTGGATAAAAACCAGCATACCCGCGTCGTCATTACCGGCGATGGGGATGAGATTTTAGGCGTGGTACACGTTATTGATTTGCTCCAGCAATCGCTTAAAGGCGAAGCGCTTAATCTTAACGTGCTGATTCGCCAGCCGCTGATTTTCCCGGAAACGCTGCCTCTGCTTGCGGCTCTGGAACAATTCCGCAATGCCAGAACGCACTTTGCATTTGTAGTGGATGAGTTTGGCTCAGTAGAAGGCGTGGTGACATTAAGTGACGTGATGGAAACCATCGCCGGTAATTTGCCGAATGAAGTGGAAGAGATAGATGCCCGGCATGACATCCAAAAAAATCCGGACGGAACGTGGACCGCGAACGGGCATATGCCGCTCGATGATCTCGTCCAGTATGTGCCGCTGCCGCTTGATGAAAAGCGCAACTACCACACCATTGCCGGGTTATTAATGGAAGCCTTGCAGCATATTCCGGTAACCGGAGAAGCCGTGCAGGTCGGCGATTTTCTGCTGCGAACGTTACAGGTGGAAAGCCATCGCGTGCAGAAAGTGCAGATTGTGCCGCTGGAAAATGATGAAGAGATGGATTTTGAGGTTTGA
- a CDS encoding polysaccharide biosynthesis protein, translated as MTPLSSWPHWGLILSIVAVTLAFFIKLGLYRAVIRYITAKILVAVTMGMIASAVLLIIAAFYTNIFLPRTIPFIYFSFGLLMIAGSRLALRMIINRSLKLGTKIIIYGAGASGRQLLPALSQAAEYFPVAFVDDNPRLQGTVMHGVTVYPPEKLAMLVEKFEVKKILLAMPSASRSRKNAVIQMLEGLPCEVLSIPGMVDLVEGKARIDSLRKVSITDLLGRDPVDPVPELIARNITEKVVMVTGAGGSIGSELCRQILQNKPKVLVLYEMSEFSLYAIERELTTYLSTHSLDVALYPVLGNVQDQEHVERVLKSFHVQTIYHAAAYKHVPLVEYNVADGVRNNVFGTLSCAKAAINCQVDNFVLISTDKAVRPTNTMGATKRMAELVLQALSAQCSSTCFSMVRFGNVLGSSGSVVPLFEKQIDTGGPITLTHPDIIRYFMTIPEAAQLVIQAGAMGNGGDVFVLDMGEPVKIIDLAHRMVTLSGLTVRDEHNADGDIEIKTTGLRPGEKLFEELLIGENVSVTQHPRILTANEVMLPWEELNDYIEELNLACSHFDQRRIRELLLKAPTGFKPTDEICDVIWNQSR; from the coding sequence ATGACTCCATTGAGCAGTTGGCCACATTGGGGACTCATTCTTTCAATTGTTGCTGTTACCTTAGCCTTCTTTATCAAGCTTGGTTTATATCGTGCGGTTATTCGCTACATTACAGCGAAAATATTAGTCGCTGTAACTATGGGGATGATTGCTTCAGCTGTTCTTCTCATTATTGCTGCGTTCTATACTAATATTTTCCTGCCGCGCACAATTCCTTTTATCTATTTCTCATTCGGTTTGTTAATGATTGCTGGTTCTCGCCTTGCGTTAAGGATGATCATTAACCGGAGTTTGAAATTGGGCACCAAAATTATCATTTATGGTGCTGGTGCTTCGGGGCGTCAGCTTTTACCTGCGCTAAGCCAGGCTGCTGAATATTTCCCAGTTGCATTTGTGGATGATAATCCTCGTTTACAGGGTACGGTAATGCACGGAGTGACCGTCTATCCTCCCGAAAAACTAGCCATGTTGGTTGAAAAGTTTGAAGTAAAGAAAATCCTTCTTGCTATGCCCAGTGCAAGTCGTTCGCGCAAGAATGCAGTTATTCAGATGCTTGAAGGATTACCCTGTGAAGTTTTATCTATACCGGGTATGGTCGACTTAGTTGAAGGGAAAGCGAGAATCGACAGTCTGCGGAAAGTGTCGATTACCGACCTGCTTGGACGAGATCCTGTTGATCCTGTTCCTGAGCTTATTGCCCGAAATATCACCGAAAAAGTGGTTATGGTCACTGGTGCTGGTGGTTCGATTGGCTCGGAACTTTGTCGGCAGATTTTACAGAACAAACCGAAAGTTCTGGTTCTATATGAGATGTCAGAATTTTCGCTTTATGCTATTGAGCGAGAACTCACCACCTATCTTTCCACTCATTCACTTGATGTAGCGCTTTACCCTGTACTTGGGAATGTTCAGGATCAGGAGCATGTTGAACGAGTTTTAAAAAGTTTCCATGTTCAAACCATCTACCATGCTGCGGCTTACAAACATGTTCCTTTGGTTGAATATAATGTTGCCGATGGAGTGCGTAACAATGTGTTTGGGACATTATCCTGCGCGAAAGCTGCCATTAACTGCCAGGTTGACAATTTTGTACTGATTTCAACGGATAAAGCTGTACGCCCAACAAATACTATGGGGGCGACGAAACGTATGGCTGAGCTTGTGCTGCAAGCCTTATCGGCGCAGTGTTCCTCGACGTGTTTTAGTATGGTACGTTTTGGAAATGTTTTAGGGTCCTCAGGTTCGGTTGTGCCTTTGTTTGAAAAGCAAATTGACACCGGCGGTCCTATTACCCTTACACATCCTGATATCATTCGTTACTTTATGACTATTCCCGAAGCCGCCCAGTTAGTTATCCAGGCAGGCGCTATGGGGAACGGTGGAGATGTCTTCGTATTGGATATGGGGGAGCCGGTTAAAATTATTGATTTGGCACACCGTATGGTGACATTAAGTGGTTTGACCGTACGAGATGAGCATAATGCTGATGGTGACATTGAGATTAAAACCACAGGTTTGCGCCCTGGCGAAAAGCTTTTTGAAGAGTTATTGATCGGCGAAAACGTCTCTGTTACGCAGCATCCGCGAATTTTAACTGCAAATGAAGTCATGCTTCCGTGGGAAGAGCTTAATGATTACATTGAAGAATTAAATCTTGCCTGTAGTCATTTCGATCAAAGGCGTATTAGAGAGCTATTGTTGAAAGCACCTACAGGTTTCAAACCGACAGATGAAATCTGCGATGTAATATGGAATCAATCAAGATAA
- a CDS encoding diguanylate cyclase, with protein MTRQSTKELIAMPSFVLPVGLGVLSFIFTYYSLKLSLVGTVLAPLWFPTSIMMVALFRNPLRLWPMLIVICALGSLCASAVLLPINEINLGYTAINIIEALLGASLLRRFLPSHNPLQNLNNWVSLVICSAIIPPIIGGVLAVWLAGPDGGSVTKIFFVWMLSETIGTLALVPTALLFKPEYLLRHKNPKLFLETIFTFVITLTLSYLALRYMPWPFTFIIVFLMWSAIRLPRLEAFVIFLGTLMVVSLMMATHNTITIQPHTAVMENAPWLPFLMILLPANVMTMVMYSFREERKHITESEARFRNAMEYSAIGMALVSTDGQWLQVNKSLSKFLGYTPEQLRSLTFQQITHPEDLHADLQQLNMLVSGSINSYSMEKRYYTSKGDVVWALLAVSIVRDIDGSPLYLIAQIEDINDLKQTEWVNKRLMERITLANEAGGIGIWEWDLGSDVISWDKRMFDLYEVPSHIKPTYALWLERLVADDAPAAEKVVHDALRARVPFKLEYRIHVKGGIRHIRSLANRVLNKNGDVERLLGINMDMTEVKQLNEALYQEKERLHITLDSIGEAVVCTDVDMNITFMNPIAEKLSGWPQQQAIGQHILAILHITFGDTGPVMENIHSGDYSRTTIEHDVVLHCRNGGSYDIHYSITPLTTLDGQSIGSVLVIQDVTESRKMLKQLSYSASHDGLTHLANRASFENHLKRLLQSAGENRQRHALVFIDLDRFKAVNDTAGHAAGDALLRELSSLMLSMLRTGDFLARLGGDEFGLLLPDCSADNARHISERIIQSINDYHFTWNGRLHRIGASAGITQIDADNRVASEVLSQADIACYASKNGGRGRVTVFESSEHEIGKNGQSLSLEEQKRIIHENPILMITRGVAPPRVPESTSFYLMSLRFWGSDGVVIDETMLRDAVTDKELQCALDRRIFNEFFTKFAQQVTNKGFGVALTLSSHGLANDHVVDELLAHLSNGTLPARLLHLMIPCEALQNEDEKIDRNLQRLRDSGCPLILSHVGRDLDIFKRVTPHWFSYIIVDEELIQNVHSNLMDEMMVTIIHGHAQRQSLQTIAGPADMPMVMDTLSGIGIDLIYGEAVSPPTPLEMLLTSSYFAIN; from the coding sequence ATGACCAGACAAAGCACAAAAGAGTTAATCGCAATGCCTTCCTTCGTACTGCCAGTGGGGTTGGGGGTTTTAAGCTTTATATTTACTTATTACTCACTGAAATTATCTCTGGTGGGTACTGTTTTAGCGCCGCTATGGTTTCCAACCTCTATCATGATGGTGGCATTATTCCGTAATCCGCTTCGCCTGTGGCCCATGCTCATTGTCATTTGTGCGCTGGGAAGTTTATGTGCTTCCGCTGTTTTGCTGCCCATAAATGAAATTAATCTCGGCTATACGGCAATCAATATTATCGAAGCATTACTGGGCGCATCATTACTGCGGCGTTTTCTACCTTCACATAACCCATTACAAAATCTGAATAATTGGGTGAGCCTTGTCATCTGTAGTGCGATAATCCCACCGATTATCGGCGGTGTGCTGGCGGTATGGCTGGCGGGCCCGGATGGCGGCAGCGTGACCAAAATATTTTTCGTTTGGATGTTATCCGAAACGATTGGCACCCTGGCATTAGTGCCGACCGCATTATTGTTTAAGCCTGAGTATTTATTACGCCATAAAAACCCGAAACTATTTCTGGAAACAATATTCACTTTTGTTATTACTTTAACCCTCAGCTATCTTGCGCTGCGTTATATGCCGTGGCCCTTTACCTTTATTATTGTTTTCCTGATGTGGAGCGCAATTCGCCTGCCGCGCCTGGAAGCCTTCGTTATATTTTTGGGCACGCTAATGGTTGTCTCATTAATGATGGCCACCCATAACACGATCACCATACAACCTCACACCGCCGTCATGGAAAATGCCCCCTGGCTCCCCTTCCTGATGATTCTCTTGCCCGCGAATGTGATGACCATGGTGATGTATTCGTTTCGTGAAGAACGTAAACACATCACTGAAAGCGAAGCGCGCTTTCGCAATGCAATGGAGTATTCCGCTATCGGAATGGCGCTGGTTTCAACCGATGGGCAGTGGCTGCAAGTCAATAAATCGTTGAGTAAATTTCTCGGTTATACGCCAGAACAACTCCGTTCACTGACGTTCCAGCAAATCACGCATCCGGAAGATTTACATGCCGATTTGCAGCAGCTCAATATGCTGGTCAGCGGCAGCATTAATAGTTATTCGATGGAAAAGCGCTACTACACCAGCAAAGGTGATGTGGTGTGGGCTCTGCTGGCGGTGTCAATCGTTCGCGACATTGACGGCTCGCCCCTCTATTTAATCGCGCAAATCGAAGATATTAATGACCTCAAACAGACCGAATGGGTGAACAAACGCCTGATGGAACGCATCACCCTGGCTAACGAAGCGGGCGGGATTGGCATCTGGGAATGGGATTTGGGCAGCGATGTCATTAGCTGGGACAAACGGATGTTTGATCTCTACGAAGTCCCTTCGCATATAAAACCTACCTACGCGCTCTGGCTTGAACGTCTTGTCGCAGACGACGCCCCGGCCGCTGAGAAAGTTGTACATGACGCTTTGCGGGCCCGCGTACCGTTTAAACTGGAGTACCGCATCCATGTTAAAGGCGGGATTCGCCATATTCGCTCCCTGGCAAACCGCGTTTTAAATAAAAATGGTGATGTTGAGCGCCTGCTTGGCATCAACATGGATATGACAGAAGTTAAGCAACTGAACGAAGCGCTGTATCAGGAAAAAGAGCGTCTGCACATCACGCTGGATTCGATTGGTGAAGCCGTCGTCTGTACCGACGTTGATATGAATATCACCTTTATGAATCCTATCGCCGAGAAACTCAGCGGCTGGCCGCAACAGCAGGCAATTGGCCAACATATTCTGGCGATTTTGCACATCACATTCGGCGACACAGGGCCCGTGATGGAAAACATTCACAGCGGCGATTATTCACGCACTACGATTGAACACGATGTGGTTCTGCATTGCCGCAACGGCGGCAGCTACGACATCCATTACAGCATTACGCCTTTAACCACGCTCGACGGGCAAAGCATTGGCTCAGTACTGGTTATTCAGGATGTGACTGAATCGCGCAAAATGCTCAAGCAACTGAGTTACAGCGCCTCTCACGACGGGCTGACGCATCTGGCTAACCGTGCCAGTTTCGAAAATCACCTCAAACGTTTGTTGCAAAGCGCGGGGGAAAATCGCCAGCGCCACGCTCTGGTGTTTATCGATCTCGACCGCTTCAAAGCGGTGAATGACACTGCAGGCCACGCGGCGGGAGATGCGCTGCTGCGCGAGCTTTCGTCATTAATGCTCAGTATGTTACGCACCGGGGATTTCCTGGCGCGTCTGGGTGGGGATGAGTTTGGTCTGCTATTGCCGGACTGCTCGGCGGACAACGCCCGCCATATTTCTGAGCGTATTATCCAGAGCATTAACGACTATCACTTTACGTGGAACGGACGTTTACACCGCATCGGTGCGAGCGCCGGAATCACCCAAATTGATGCCGATAATCGAGTCGCCTCCGAAGTGCTTTCTCAGGCAGATATTGCATGCTACGCCTCTAAAAACGGGGGCCGTGGGCGAGTGACGGTCTTTGAATCTTCAGAACATGAGATCGGTAAAAACGGCCAAAGCCTCTCGCTGGAAGAGCAAAAACGGATCATCCATGAAAACCCTATTCTGATGATCACCAGAGGCGTTGCCCCGCCGCGCGTGCCGGAATCCACCAGCTTCTATTTGATGTCGCTACGTTTCTGGGGAAGCGACGGCGTGGTGATTGACGAAACGATGTTGCGCGACGCAGTGACCGACAAAGAGCTGCAATGCGCGCTCGATCGGCGGATTTTTAATGAATTCTTCACTAAGTTTGCCCAACAGGTGACGAATAAAGGCTTTGGCGTAGCGCTTACCCTCTCCTCTCACGGTCTGGCAAACGATCATGTCGTTGATGAGCTGTTGGCACATTTATCCAACGGAACGCTGCCTGCACGCTTGCTGCATTTGATGATCCCCTGCGAAGCGCTGCAAAACGAAGATGAAAAAATTGACCGAAACCTGCAACGGCTGCGCGACAGCGGCTGCCCATTGATTCTGAGCCACGTCGGGCGCGATCTGGATATCTTTAAGCGCGTTACACCCCATTGGTTCAGCTACATTATTGTGGATGAAGAGCTGATTCAAAACGTGCACAGCAATCTGATGGACGAAATGATGGTCACTATTATTCACGGCCACGCCCAACGCCAGTCGCTGCAAACTATTGCGGGCCCAGCCGATATGCCAATGGTGATGGACACGCTTTCCGGTATCGGCATCGACCTGATATATGGCGAAGCCGTAAGCCCGCCGACACCGCTGGAAATGCTGTTAACCAGCAGCTATTTTGCGATTAATTAA
- the dcd gene encoding dCTP deaminase: MRLCDRDIEAWLDDGRLTITPRPPVERISGATVDVRLGNKFRTFSGHTAPFIDLSGPKDEVSEALERVMSDEIVLNEGDAFYLHPGELALAVTLESVTIPADLVGWLDGRSSLARLGLMVHVTAHRIDPGWHGCIVLEFYNSGKLPLALRPGMMIGALSFEPLSGPAARPYNSRQDAKYRDQQGAVASRIDKD, encoded by the coding sequence ATGCGTTTGTGTGACCGCGACATAGAAGCCTGGCTTGATGACGGGCGCTTAACGATTACCCCTCGTCCGCCAGTTGAACGCATAAGCGGTGCTACCGTTGATGTGCGTTTGGGGAACAAATTCCGTACCTTCAGTGGTCATACCGCTCCGTTTATCGATTTAAGCGGCCCGAAAGATGAAGTGAGCGAAGCCCTGGAGCGCGTGATGAGTGACGAAATCGTCCTCAATGAAGGCGACGCATTTTATCTACATCCGGGCGAGCTGGCTTTGGCCGTCACGCTTGAGTCCGTTACGATTCCCGCTGATTTAGTCGGTTGGTTAGACGGGCGTTCATCTCTGGCGCGTCTGGGGTTGATGGTTCACGTCACCGCGCACCGTATCGATCCGGGCTGGCATGGCTGCATTGTGCTTGAGTTCTATAATTCCGGTAAACTGCCACTGGCGTTACGTCCGGGAATGATGATCGGAGCGCTGAGTTTCGAGCCGCTTTCTGGCCCGGCCGCACGTCCTTATAACAGCCGCCAGGATGCGAAATATCGCGATCAACAAGGCGCTGTTGCAAGTCGTATTGATAAGGACTGA